A window of Gavia stellata isolate bGavSte3 chromosome 21, bGavSte3.hap2, whole genome shotgun sequence contains these coding sequences:
- the SPRING1 gene encoding SREBP regulating gene protein isoform X1 has product MVPWGAVLWRRLLRKRWVLGVVFGLSLVYFLSSTLKQEERTVRDRSLLQVQEHEQPILWKVKFSSGNSSQLSNQCRNSVQGKLLITDELGYICERKDLLVNGCCNVNVPSTRLYSCDGCLPNGCCSVYEYCVSCCLQPSKQHLLERFLNRAAIAFQNLFMAVEDRFELCLAKCRTSSQSVQHENTYRDPIAKYCYGEYPPELLPV; this is encoded by the exons atgGTGCCCTGGGGAGCGGTGCTGTGGCGGCGGCTGCTGAGGAAGCGCTGGGTCCTCGGCGTCGTCTTCGGGCTCTCCCTCGTCTACTTCCTCAGCAGCACCTTGAAGCAG GAAGAGAGGACAGTGAGAGATCGGAGTCTCCTCCAAGTGCAAGAGCACGAGCAGCCGATCCTGTGGAAGGTGAAGTTCAGTTCGGGAAACAGCAGTCAGCTGAGTAACCAGTGCAGGAATTCTGTGCAGGGGAAGCTCCTCATTACAGATGAACTGG gctaCATCTGTGAGAGGAAGGACCTACTGGTAAATGGCTGTTGTAATGTCAACGTGCCCAGTACCAGGCTGTACAGCTGTGACGGCTGCCTTCCCAATGGCTGCTGCAGCGTGTACGAGTACTGCGTTTCTTGTtgcctgcagcccagcaag CAACATCTTCTGGAACGTTTCTTGAACCGGGCAGCTATTGCTTTCCAAAACCTCTTCATGGCAGTGGAAGATCGCTTTGAGTTGTGTCTGGCAAAATGTAGGACTTCATCACAG AGCGTGCAGCATGAAAACACCTATAGAGATCCAATTGCAAAATATTGCTATGGCGAATATCCCCCGGAGCTTCTGCCTGTTTGA
- the SPRING1 gene encoding SREBP regulating gene protein isoform X3, with the protein MVPWGAVLWRRLLRKRWVLGVVFGLSLVYFLSSTLKQSVQHENTYRDPIAKYCYGEYPPELLPV; encoded by the exons atgGTGCCCTGGGGAGCGGTGCTGTGGCGGCGGCTGCTGAGGAAGCGCTGGGTCCTCGGCGTCGTCTTCGGGCTCTCCCTCGTCTACTTCCTCAGCAGCACCTTGAAGCAG AGCGTGCAGCATGAAAACACCTATAGAGATCCAATTGCAAAATATTGCTATGGCGAATATCCCCCGGAGCTTCTGCCTGTTTGA
- the SPRING1 gene encoding SREBP regulating gene protein isoform X2 has protein sequence MVPWGAVLWRRLLRKRWVLGVVFGLSLVYFLSSTLKQQHLLERFLNRAAIAFQNLFMAVEDRFELCLAKCRTSSQSVQHENTYRDPIAKYCYGEYPPELLPV, from the exons atgGTGCCCTGGGGAGCGGTGCTGTGGCGGCGGCTGCTGAGGAAGCGCTGGGTCCTCGGCGTCGTCTTCGGGCTCTCCCTCGTCTACTTCCTCAGCAGCACCTTGAAGCAG CAACATCTTCTGGAACGTTTCTTGAACCGGGCAGCTATTGCTTTCCAAAACCTCTTCATGGCAGTGGAAGATCGCTTTGAGTTGTGTCTGGCAAAATGTAGGACTTCATCACAG AGCGTGCAGCATGAAAACACCTATAGAGATCCAATTGCAAAATATTGCTATGGCGAATATCCCCCGGAGCTTCTGCCTGTTTGA